A section of the Desulfotignum phosphitoxidans DSM 13687 genome encodes:
- a CDS encoding KpsF/GutQ family sugar-phosphate isomerase, whose translation MMILSKAKDVLKIEARGILALAEKLDQAFETLVQDICDTPGRVIISGIGKSGLIGRKIAATLSSTGTNAMFLHPVEAVHGDLGMVSPHDVFIAISNSGETSELNQLLPVIRRIGCRMAGFTGNPASTMARYCDLVIDTGVEKEACPFNMTPTASTTAQLAMGDALAVVLIEKKRFKKTDFMRSHPGGALGQRLASRVGEIMLTADQAPGVFVDDTMTSALEIMDRFSLGAVLVLNRYRQLQGIITDGDIRHAIARGITDYHRLTAGDVMTRNPRCSSVDAYLYDALNLMEKYEITVLPIVDSDNRLEGILHLHDILGKGSFKFNGGNR comes from the coding sequence ATGATGATTTTATCCAAAGCCAAAGACGTATTGAAAATTGAAGCCCGGGGTATTTTAGCCCTGGCGGAAAAACTGGATCAGGCCTTTGAAACCCTTGTTCAGGATATCTGTGATACACCGGGACGGGTGATTATCTCCGGCATCGGAAAATCCGGGCTGATCGGCCGCAAAATTGCCGCTACCTTAAGCAGTACCGGTACCAATGCCATGTTTCTTCATCCCGTGGAAGCCGTGCATGGGGATCTGGGCATGGTCAGCCCCCATGATGTGTTCATTGCCATTTCCAACAGCGGGGAAACCAGCGAGCTCAATCAGCTGTTGCCGGTGATCCGGCGTATTGGATGCCGCATGGCCGGATTCACCGGAAATCCGGCATCCACCATGGCCCGTTATTGTGATCTGGTCATTGATACCGGGGTGGAAAAAGAGGCATGTCCTTTCAATATGACACCCACGGCATCCACCACGGCCCAGCTGGCCATGGGAGATGCCCTGGCCGTGGTTTTGATTGAAAAAAAGAGATTTAAAAAAACCGATTTTATGCGGTCTCATCCCGGCGGTGCTCTGGGGCAGCGCCTGGCCAGCCGGGTAGGTGAAATCATGCTCACCGCAGACCAGGCACCCGGTGTGTTTGTGGATGACACCATGACATCCGCTCTGGAGATCATGGACCGGTTCAGCCTGGGAGCTGTGCTGGTACTCAACCGGTACCGGCAATTACAGGGTATTATAACGGATGGGGATATCCGCCACGCCATTGCCCGGGGCATCACGGATTATCACCGGTTGACGGCCGGCGATGTCATGACCCGAAATCCCCGCTGTTCAAGTGTGGACGCCTATCTGTACGATGCGTTGAACCTGATGGAAAAATATGAAATCACGGTGCTGCCCATTGTTGATTCCGACAACCGGCTGGAAGGAATTTTACACCTGCATGATATTCTTGGTAAAGGATCTTTCAAGTTCAACGGAGGCAATCGAT